From the genome of Podospora bellae-mahoneyi strain CBS 112042 chromosome 2, whole genome shotgun sequence:
TTCGTAGCAGCAGGTGTTGGGGTAGCCGATGTTGCTGCATGATAGAGTGTCTGTCGGACAGGACCACTGTCTTGTGCTTACTCCCAGCACCCCTCGTcgttgtgggttgggggatgcgggtggagggaggttgtAGACTGCGCGGAGGggggcggagaaggaggttcCATCTCTCGGGAGGAGGACCGCAGCAGAAGAGTTGGAAGGGGATGTATGAGAGGGGTCGAAGGCGCAAAAGTGGGAGTGGaatttgagggaggggttgttggggggcaTTTTTCGGATGGCggttggttgttggaggggggtttgttgttcggcgagggagaggtgggcgGATATTAAGGCCCagagcgggagggggagggggcgcattgcggtggtggtggtggtggtggtggtgagtgaggtTGTCTGATCTGGGGAGGAAGCGGTGTTGCGAATTGAATTGAATTGCGGTGTAGCGTCGGGTGCACAAGAGGGGTTGGCGACGCGCGGGCACAGCGGGGGTAATTTAACAGATAAAAATGTGTCAACAATAAATCATGCAAGAACCTCAACCCTGGAAGAGCCGTCTGTATCACCAAAGGAGGCGTGGTCGTGATTGTAAATGTTCAGCTGTCGCAAGTCGTATGCGCAAACAGCTATGTTGACATTCTGTGGGTCCGGCTCTTTGGTCGAGAACACCGCGACAACGCAACGGtcaggggaggggagcgggCGCTGTTTATCGTTGCTTGGCGTACACGTTGGCTGGAGCTAAACTGTGAGAAGGGGTCAATGATGTCTGGACAGACAACCAGATGAAAGTCAGTGAGTGGATCTCCTGTAAGATCTGAGCCAAAAATGAAAAATAGAAAACAGGgtgaacaacaacatcaacaactggAAAAGCTCAGTAACACAAACTCTCGGGAACCCCCTGCATCACCCCACCCAACCATCGGAACCCCCCACGTCCAATCATCCCAACTCGGCAGTTTGTTTACATGTCCCCTGAATTGCTTCAACGTTTGTACATTTTAGATTGAGGGTATCTACCACAGGTGCACATTCATAGTCTTACAcaacatctccccccttATCCAAACTTTTCAAATCTCAAACAGCGTCTCCTTCGtgacctcctcaccatcctcctccgctgccTCCTTCAACACAGCCTTCTGCATCCCCTTCAAAAACGAGGCACACAGCAACGCCCCCGCCACATTGACATTCAAACTATCCACCACGCTCTGCCCCGCCATGGAAGGGATATTCAACTCGTAATCCgccttcttgaccaccagcctgtccaacccctcaccttcactccccagcaacaaaacaCACGGCGTTCTCTTCAACGGGTCCGTCTCCTCAATATCAAACAAATCAACCTGTCTTCTTTGTCTTGTAGCACCCGGCTCCtgcgcaacagcagcataAACCTCCCAGCCGTTCGCCCTCGAAGCATTGAGGAACTCGGGCAGAGAATTAATCCCAAAAATggtcacctcctccgccgcacCAGCCGATGCCTTCAACGCGACAGGCGTGATTTTTGTCCCACCATAGTTTGTAATCGCCACAGCAGCCGCGCCAAAGAACCCGACACTGCGCAGAATAGCACCTAGGTTGACAGGGTCAAGAATTCTGTCAAGCACGACAACCAAAGGTTTGTGCGTAGCGCTCTTGCGCCAGTAGACAAAGTCATTCGTGCCATTGATAGCAACGTCCTCAGCCGACTGATGGCCCAACTCGACCGAAAACCCAGGCTTAGCCGCGTACTCAGCCGGATCCTCAGGAATGGCGCCCAAGGCCACGATCGGTGGCTGAGGGAGAGCAGACGCTTCAAGAACAAACCCGTTGTGGGGACGGGAAGAAGACATCTTGCTCATGAGACGCATCCCATACTTCCCGGAGACGACCTCGACAGGGACGTTCTTTTGCTTGGCAAGGGTGCGGATGACTTTCTCGGCTTTGATGTCATCTGCGTTCTGGGACTCGCGGACGTCGTCGCCTTGTTGGATGTAGAGCTTGTAGAGCTTGCGGCGGCCGGAGCGGAGGGCGGCTtcgacggaggaggagccgtaGAGGAActgggaggcggcggtggtgtagGTAATGCCGATGGGCTCGGGGCGCTCGTAGGCATCACTGTCGTGGAAGGGTTTGTCCTTGTATTCTCTTGGGGGGCGATCGTTGAAGTCTCTCGGGGCGCGGTCCTTGAACTCTCTTGGAGGTCTATCGCCGAAGTCTCTTGGGGGTCTGTCCCCAAAATCTCTGGAGGAGCGCTCTTTGAACTCTCTTGGAGGCCTGTCACCAAAGTTCCTGGGGGTTCTGTCCCCAAAAGTTCTGGAGGAGCGCTCTTTGAACTCTCTTGGAGGAAAGACCCTCTGAGGCACATCGCCGAAGCTTCTCGATGGCCTGTTACCGTTACGAGGCGGCCTGTCACCAAAACTCTTGCCCCGTCTATCCCCGTCACGACTCCCCCTGTCAAACTTTCTGTCCCTCGACCCGAAGCTCCTTTCTTCCCGGTCACGAGAAGGAGCAGTCTTAGCATAACCCCCAAAAggcctctctctccccttgTTCGACCTCTTATCCTGCCCCCAAGGATTCataccctcctcccccctcatcataGAAGCAAAACCCCTAGAATCCAAAGGCTTTGATGCCGAAGACCTCTCCCTATCCCGGCGAGAAGGACGGacatccctccctctctcaccCCTTGAATTGGTAAAAGCATCACCGTCGGCAGAACCCATCCCCATTTCCCTTTTCAGCTGTTTGACCTCTTCGGCCAATTGTCCAGTCTTGAACTTGTAGACCAAACTTTTCTTGCCATGGCTGTCCTCGGGGTCAAAGAAGCGGGCTTGCTTGGACTTGGGTCTGGCCTTGTCTGGGTACTCGGTGATGTCCTTTCTTCCCTTGCGGATCTTGTAGTCGGGGCGTTGGGCTTTGAGTTCATCCCGGAGCTTTTGACGCTCGGCGTAGGTGTGGCCGTCATTTTTGAACTTGCCGGATTGAAGGGTGTTTGAGACGGAGAAGGCCCTtgaggaaggggtgatgAGTGAGATGAtcgagggagatgaggtggTTATTGACGGTCTGGTGGCACGGTAGGCCAGTTGGAGAGCCATGACGGCTCGGGAAAGTGTGAAGAAGTGAAACTGAATGTATGTATGTTTGCTGAGTGAAGCCTCACTTTTTAAGTCTCAAGGATGCCAAGAGATGTGTACAAGAGAGATGCACTTGAGGTGTCTTGTGTGTTTAAATGCGAAGAAAAGGGTTACAAGCCTCAACCTGAACGACGATATAAAATGTACAAACGCACAAGACGAACTCAGCCCCCAAAATGAGAGAAAATGAATGCTTTTGAGACTTTGTTTGCTCCTTCCTCGAAGAAAATCCAGGCCTTCAGATGCAGAAAAAGTCGGGAAGGTGCCAAGCCCAGGAGCCAGCGGCCCCACCACAGCTGCCGAGCAGCCAACCAAAGTATTGAGGACATTATATTTCAATTTAATCCCTGCAAAGCCTTAATCCATTTAAGCAAACGCGTGTTTTTGGTCCGTCGCGTGAAAGGCGGCGCCCCTCCACTTCCCATGCTTTAAGACTGACTCTCTGTTAACCataacccccctcaccccgACTCTCAGCTTGTGCAATTTTCAGTAAACAGCTTGGGCATTGGTATGCGGCCAcggctttttgttttctgtcaTCTCAACTGACTTGCTTCTCCAGGAGTAGCTTCCCCAAACTTACTTACATTTGGAGACCTTTCGAACTCGACATTTTGGCACAGCAAACCAGCACGCACCCCCTTCGACTTATTGTTGATGTACTGCCGACCATGGCCACCAACGATCTTTTGAGCTCAGATGATGAGCTATTTTTTGATCCCATGCCGACAGAAGAACCGACGACCTATGAGTTTCAGTCCGAACTGTCAGACGATGAGGATCCAGATCCGATTGCGGTCGACGAGATTACCCAGCCTGTTGCGCCTTCGGTACCGTCACATTTGATGCCTGCGATGACTCGTGCGAATATGGACGACTTTTTGCCCGACGACTCCATACAGTATGAGGAACCACTAGTAACGAATGGGCATGGCTATGACGGACATCGAAGCGATAGAGACGACTCGGCCGGTCCAGTCACAAGAATCGTCGACATTGAAGTAGCGTTACCGGGGATGccggaggaaaagaaggccgAGTTTGAGTACATTGAGGTGCCAGAGATGAAGCCAGAAACTGAGAGATACATGACAAGGAGGACACGCAATGGGGTAAGGGGTTGTGCTGGGTGATTTGCTGTTTGTGTCTGCTGTGGTGGGAGATACGATGAGCAAGACTCAAGGATGCAAGTGCGTCAACATCATGGGAGGTGCGTTGTGCTGTGTTAGGTTGTGGCGTTTGTGTAAGGAGTTGTAGTTGGCAACTCTTCCAAGTGGTCGAGTGGAAGCTGGGACGACAACCACAAGGGCCTCAGGGgtcggggggtgggtggggttGCCATCAAAGTATCAAGGCTCAACATGGAGAGCAAGTTGCTCTGCCGGGATGTAATGCAATCCCGGGCTCCTGATCCAAACTCTTTTGGGTTTGTCTTTAGTATGGAGCCaggggtttttggggagcTTGAGTTGTGCGGTCTTGGTGCCTACAGTATCGCTAGCCTCGCTGTTCTGGCTTCAAACATGGTCAGCATCCTCTTCCTAGCCCACATGACGACCTCCAGCTTTCGGCATCTCCCGAGCCGAAGACTTGTCTGGCTTCTTTTCTGCCTTCACCCAtcgctccttctccacctAAGGATTTTGGCTGGGTCACACAACTACTGTCAATGACCTTCCCCTATTGATCACAATATTGCTCCTTCCCAACACACCTTCGTCTGAATCCTTAGCGCCTTTTCATTATTTGCAGGTCACACGGTTTTGTTATCCATCTATTTCTCCGTTTGGTTTGATTCGCCGTTTTCGTCTTCCCGAGAACCTCAACTTTCTCGCTGCTGCTCGCCTCCCAAGCTTCTGAAAACGCCCATTCTCGCCGGTTTGTTCCTTCCCATGGGGTCTTCCAGTCACTCCGACGGCCAGTATACTCCGCCTTTCGACGACGAGAATAGCGGGGATGACGGGGCTCTGCTCAGCCTGACTGCCGAGGCCAGCAACGGCAGGCAGTTGTCACCTGACGACTACTATATTGACGAGGTTGAGTATATTGACCCAGAGGAAGCCGACTGGAATATTCAATCAGGCAACAACCTGCCAACCAGCGACTTCGACCGCGACTATTTGAACAATTTTCACTCGGCCTACGTGGATGAGCACCAGCCAGAGCACAGAAATTTTGTTCAGTCACAGCAGATGATCATGGATCGCGTCAACCAGGAATTCGACCACGCCTACGAAGGCGATAGCGAGTATGCCTCTGATCACGCCTCTGAGTACAAGGACAGCGACTACGACTCTGACCCCATGGATATTGACCAGATTGACAGCGACGACGGCAGTGACTCTGTAAGCGCAGGCAGCCAGATTGGCGGAATTGGGCGACCAGAGTCAAGTGACTCAATCTCTGCACTGCATTCACTTATTCATTTACTTGTTGCAAAACTCTCTATTTTCCGCATTTCTCTTTTTCACTTCAATCAATGCCCATTGTTCTTTCTTGCCGGCAAATTGTTGACCCATACTTCATAGGACTATTACGATGACTCCAAAAAGCGCAAGAGAGGTTATAACCATAACTACTCTGGTGCCATTGACGATTTCGACGAGGGCTTTGACGACGATATCCCCCGCACCCGAGGTGCCCCCACCAAGCTTCCGCCTGTCAACTTTGGCAGATATCTGCGCAAGCGTGCTGAAGTCACAAGTTGCTATGGCGGTCAAGATGAGTTgcaggaggatgatgaggattcATTCATTGTCACCTCTGATATTGTGCGACCCGGCCGAAAGAAGTTGAAGCGCTTGTCTTCGAGGCTTTCTGCCAGGACCACACAGAAGACAACGTTTGTCTCTGCCTCTGCGGGTGACTCTGACATAGAATTTGAgagcagccgccgccgttcATCCCGCGCCAACAAGAACACCAGAAAGATGGTCGACAAGTacgccgaggacgacgatgacgaggatgatgaagccTTCTACATCTCGGACAACaaacctgctgctgcccccaaAGTCGCCAGTGTGAAGGAGATCTTCCAGGGCAACATTCCCACCGACTTCAAGGAAGCTCACAGGTTGACCTGCGACAGTTGTGGCTATCCTGATGACCGCAACAAGGGAACCTTTGTCTTTTGTCAAGGCTGCTCCAATGTCTATCACAAAGTCTGTCTGGGCAACCGCAGCAGCCGTGAGCAGCGTGTGACCAAGGTTGGGCCAGATTCCTTCGTCATGCAGTGCCGCTTTTGCATCGATGTTTACAAGAAGCGAGACCCGCGGGCACCCAGCCACGGCACATGCCAAACTTGCCATATCAGAGGCCCATCATGCATGCCTTTCTCGGAAAAGAGAACACCCAAGCAAGAGGAGAAGTTGCGCATCGATAATGGCGGTGTTGATCCCATCACGGAGGTCAATCCCAAGCttatcaacaaccacaacaacgtCCTCTTTCGCTGTGCCAGGTGCCATCGAGGCTGGCACTATGaacatctcccccatcccaacccgACTCGAGACCCGTCTTGGTCAGAGCCTCTCAATCTACGCAAGCTCAGGTTGGAAGAGTACCAGATCGATTGGATGTGCAAGGACTGTCGCGACACAGATGGGCTCAAGCCTGACAAGATTGTGGCCTGGCGCCCAGCTGATCGCAAGAGCTACATCGAAGGTCAGACTATCGCAGACTTCGACGAGGATCACATCGAGTACCTGATCAAGTGGGAGCGCCAGTCTTACAACCATTGCCAGTGGTTCCCTGGCGCTTGGGTCTATGGTATCGTCAAACACAACATGCGTGTCTCTTTCCTCAAGAGGACATTTGGAGAGGGGCTTGAGGGAGGTCCTGACAGCGAGATCAAGGCAGATTCTCTGCTCAGATGGACCGAAAAGGAGGCCATCTACAATGTCTGGGTCACGCCTGATATCATTCTCGATGTCCACGTCGCTCCGCGAACCGTCGAGGCTGAAGCAAAGTACAAGGCTCGGTCTCGCGAGGACAAGTTCCAGGAGGACTTGAGCCGGATCTTCCACGTGGTCAAAATCCTTGTGAAGTTTGAGGGCCTTGGGTACGAGGATGTTGTTTGGGACACCCCTCCGGACTCGTCAGACGGTGCTCTCTGGGAGGCGTATCAAGAGGCGTACCGGGAGTACCTCAATGGCAAGCACTTCAAACCAGAGTCCAACCGTGTCATGCGAGAGCGTCTCCAAGAATTCCGCCAACTCGATTTCGTCAGAGATATCGAACTCAAGAAGCAGCCCGAGGGCCTCAAGCGCGGCCAGCTTATGGAATATCAGATCAATGGCGTCAACTGGATGCTTCACAACTTCCGTCATGACAGGAGTGTCATTCTTGCGGATGAGATGGGTCTGGGCAAGACAGTTCAAATCGTGGCACTGCTTTACACTCTTATCATGACCAAGCCTCGCATCTGGCCGTTTCTTGTTGTGGTGCCAAATGCGACCTGCGCCAACTGGCGACGTGAGATCAAGAAATGGGCTCCTGACCTTCGAGTTGTTGCGTACTATGGCGGACGAGTGTCTCAACAGGCCGCAAAGGAGTACGAACTGTTTCCAGGCAATACTCGCGACATGAAGGCACACGTTGTCATCATGTCCTACGACTCGGTCAAGGACAGTGAAACGCGATCCCGGTTCAGCAGTGTGAAGTGGGCTGGTCTAATTGTCGACGAAGCTCAGGCTCTCAAGAATGACGAGAATTCGCTGTACAAGGCCTTG
Proteins encoded in this window:
- a CDS encoding hypothetical protein (COG:A; EggNog:ENOG503NWQP); its protein translation is MALQLAYRATRPSITTSSPSIISLITPSSRAFSVSNTLQSGKFKNDGHTYAERQKLRDELKAQRPDYKIRKGRKDITEYPDKARPKSKQARFFDPEDSHGKKSLVYKFKTGQLAEEVKQLKREMGMGSADGDAFTNSRGERGRDVRPSRRDRERSSASKPLDSRGFASMMRGEEGMNPWGQDKRSNKGRERPFGGYAKTAPSRDREERSFGSRDRKFDRGSRDGDRRGKSFGDRPPRNGNRPSRSFGDVPQRVFPPREFKERSSRTFGDRTPRNFGDRPPREFKERSSRDFGDRPPRDFGDRPPREFKDRAPRDFNDRPPREYKDKPFHDSDAYERPEPIGITYTTAASQFLYGSSSVEAALRSGRRKLYKLYIQQGDDVRESQNADDIKAEKVIRTLAKQKNVPVEVVSGKYGMRLMSKMSSSRPHNGFVLEASALPQPPIVALGAIPEDPAEYAAKPGFSVELGHQSAEDVAINGTNDFVYWRKSATHKPLVVVLDRILDPVNLGAILRSVGFFGAAAVAITNYGGTKITPVALKASAGAAEEVTIFGINSLPEFLNASRANGWEVYAAVAQEPGATRQRRQVDLFDIEETDPLKRTPCVLLLGSEGEGLDRLVVKKADYELNIPSMAGQSVVDSLNVNVAGALLCASFLKGMQKAVLKEAAEEDGEEVTKETLFEI
- a CDS encoding hypothetical protein (EggNog:ENOG503NVPP; COG:K; COG:L), whose product is MGSSSHSDGQYTPPFDDENSGDDGALLSLTAEASNGRQLSPDDYYIDEVEYIDPEEADWNIQSGNNLPTSDFDRDYLNNFHSAYVDEHQPEHRNFVQSQQMIMDRVNQEFDHAYEGDSEYASDHASEYKDSDYDSDPMDIDQIDSDDGSDSDYYDDSKKRKRGYNHNYSGAIDDFDEGFDDDIPRTRGAPTKLPPVNFGRYLRKRAEVTSCYGGQDELQEDDEDSFIVTSDIVRPGRKKLKRLSSRLSARTTQKTTFVSASAGDSDIEFESSRRRSSRANKNTRKMVDKYAEDDDDEDDEAFYISDNKPAAAPKVASVKEIFQGNIPTDFKEAHRLTCDSCGYPDDRNKGTFVFCQGCSNVYHKVCLGNRSSREQRVTKVGPDSFVMQCRFCIDVYKKRDPRAPSHGTCQTCHIRGPSCMPFSEKRTPKQEEKLRIDNGGVDPITEVNPKLINNHNNVLFRCARCHRGWHYEHLPHPNPTRDPSWSEPLNLRKLRLEEYQIDWMCKDCRDTDGLKPDKIVAWRPADRKSYIEGQTIADFDEDHIEYLIKWERQSYNHCQWFPGAWVYGIVKHNMRVSFLKRTFGEGLEGGPDSEIKADSLLRWTEKEAIYNVWVTPDIILDVHVAPRTVEAEAKYKARSREDKFQEDLSRIFHVVKILVKFEGLGYEDVVWDTPPDSSDGALWEAYQEAYREYLNGKHFKPESNRVMRERLQEFRQLDFVRDIELKKQPEGLKRGQLMEYQINGVNWMLHNFRHDRSVILADEMGLGKTVQIVALLYTLIMTKPRIWPFLVVVPNATCANWRREIKKWAPDLRVVAYYGGRVSQQAAKEYELFPGNTRDMKAHVVIMSYDSVKDSETRSRFSSVKWAGLIVDEAQALKNDENSLYKALNMLNIPFKVLLTGTPLQNNKRELFNLLQFIDPSMKAEQLDQEYDQITSENLRHLHDLIRPYFLRRTKADVLTFLPTMAQIIVPVSMSVLQERLCKSIMEKNPQLIRSIFAQGKLKANERGSLSNILMQLRKCLCHPFIYSQAIEDRNLSPELTRRNLIEASSKLMLLEIMLPKLKERGHRVLIFSQFLDQLTVLEDFLMSLNLRHERLDGSQSSLEKQKKIDAYNAPDSDIFCMLLSTRAGGVGINLATADTVIILDPDWNPHQDIQALSRAHRIGQRKKVLCFQLVTIDSAEEKILQIGRKKMALDHLLIETMDNQDDAPNDVESVLKHGAEALFGDKKKDAIKYDSAAVDKLLDRSMQEETKTDDKKSAESAFAHARVWANDGLADEMKETEQQEMSLSVWDQILKQREEEARREAEKARETLGRGGRRRGNANYAGPQFEFDEGEKPDSNQGEGDHDFIAKSDGGDTSDEEVGTPATGLSAHLRKSDNESGQAQTQSNAQAQGKAAAAGAAASLAPQNGHAKGAVNGDKLKRSQVEVAIFTAQGPGTQQQNGGGASNSRPVSTDVRFNVPDNAASQNQRRQQQQQLRAVGGVGGAPVTQHQAGASMTASQRAGSDFLNSIAMRPAGQSGGGGGGGVMVNRIGVPTVPSSTSSSVAAAAVALPKAEQCVVCKYSHPWNWECPEMRSMRNLRVALDELKRDGRLTEEERSGWRGFLVEKLRLLRG